In Passer domesticus isolate bPasDom1 chromosome 32, bPasDom1.hap1, whole genome shotgun sequence, the following are encoded in one genomic region:
- the PFDN2 gene encoding prefoldin subunit 2, which produces MAEPGKGRGAAPAGKGLSAEQVVSRFNRLRQDQRGLASKAAELELELNEHTLVIETLREVDPTRKCFRMVGGVLVERTVKEVLPALESNREQISKLIEALAQQLQAKGRELSEFRERHNIRLVGEDDPKSTPRDGPEGGKGGPGGVLVS; this is translated from the exons ATGGCGGAGCCGGGGAAGGGGCgaggggcggccccggcggggaaggggctgagcgCCGAGCAG GTGGTGTCCCGGTTTAACCGCCTGCGGCAGGACCAGCGGGGTTTGGCCTCCAAGGCGGccgagctggagctggagctcaACGAGCACac GCTGGTGATCGAGACGCTGCGGGAGGTGGATCCCACCCGGAAGTGTTTCCGCATGGTCGGCGGCGTGCTGGTGGAGAGGACGGTCAAGGAGGTGCTGCCCGCCCTGGAGAGCAACAGGGAGCAG ATCTCCAAGCTGATCGAGGCCCTggcgcagcagctgcaggccaAGGGCCGGGAGCTCTCGGAATTTCGGGAACGCCACAACATCCGCCTGGTGGGGGAGGACGACCCCAAATCCACGCCCAGGGACGGCCCCGAGGGGGGCAAGGGGGGCCCCGGGGGGGTCCTGGTGTCctga
- the LOC135288266 gene encoding V-type proton ATPase catalytic subunit A-like produces MEGTRGTRLEERESLVGAVHGVSGPVVTATRMAGAAMYELVRVGHAELVGEIIRLEGDMATLQVYEETSGVQVGDPVRRTGTPLSVELGPGILGSIFDGIQRPLRDIAEATRSIYIPRGTNVPALPRHLDWDFVPSKNLRVGSHVTGGDIYGSVAENSLLQHRLMVPPRSRGTVTYIAPPGHYGAADVVLELEFQGVREPLSMIQVWPVRQVRPVAEKLPANHPLLTGQRVLDALFPCVQGGTTAIPGAFGCGKTVISQSLSKYSNSDVIVYVGCGERGNEMSEVLRDFPELTMEVGGRSESIMKRTTLVANTSNMPVAAREASIYTGITLAEYFRDMGLHSCLLADSTSRWAEALREISGRLAEMPADSGYPAYLGARLASFYERAGRARCLGSPEREGSVSIVGAVSPPGGDFSDPVTSATLGIVQVFWGLDKKLAQRKHFPSVNWLISYSRYLRALEPHYERAHPELPALRDRARRILQEEEELAEIVQLVGKASLAEGDKVTLEVAKLLKDDFLQQNGYSAYDRFCPFYKTVGMLQNLITFYELARGAVEGAGPEEQRVTWATIREGLGDILYRLSAMKFQDPVKDGEQRILASYAQLQEEMVAAFRNLED; encoded by the exons atggaggggacacgggggacacggcTGGAGGAGCGCGAGAGCCTGGTGGGGGCCGTGCATGGCGTGTCCGGGCCCG TGGTGACAGCCACGCGCATGGCGGGGGCGGCCATGTACGAGCTGGTGCGGGTGGGACACGCGGAGCTCGTGGGGGAGATCATCCGGCTCGAGGGGGACATGGCCACGCTCCAGGTGTACGAGGAGACCT CGGGGGTGCAGGTGGGGGACCCGGTGCGGCGCACGGGGACGCCGCTCTCGGTGGAGCTGGGCCCGGGCATCCTGGGCTCCATCTTCGACGGGATCCAGCGGCCGCTGCGCGACATCGCCGAGGCCACGCGCAGCATCTACATCCCGCGGGGCACCAATGTCCCCGCGCTGCCGCGACACCTGGACTGGGACTTTGTCCCCAGCAAGAACCTCCGG GTCGGGAGCCACGTGACGGGCGGGGACATTTACGGCTCGGTGGCGGAGAACTCGCTGCTGCAGCACCGGCTGATGGTCCCGCCCCGCAGCCGCGGCACCGTCACCTACATCGCGCCCCCCGGGCACTACGGCGCGGCG GACgtggtgctggagctggagttCCAGGGGGTCCGCGAGCCGCTCTCCATGATCCAGGTGTGGCCGGTCCGGCAGGTCCGGCCCGTGGCCGAGAAGCTCCCGGCCAATCACCCCCTGCTGACCGGCCAGAGGGTCCTGGACGCGCTCTTCCC GTGCGTGCAGGGGGGCACCACGGCCATCCCGGGCGCGTTCGGCTGCGGGAAGACGGTGatttcccagtccctgtccAAGTACTCCAACAGCGACGTCATCGTCTACGTGGGCTGCGGGGAGCGCGGCAACGAAATGTCCGAGGTGCTGCGGGACTTCCCCGAG CTGACCATGGAGGTGGGCGGCCGCTCCGAGTCCATCATGAAGCGCACGACGCTGGTGGCCAACACGTCCAACATGCCGGTGGCCGCCCGCGAGGCCTCCATCTACACcg GGATCACGCTGGCCGAGTATTTCCGGGACATGGGGctgcacagctgcctcctggccGACTCCACCTCGCGCTGGGCTGAGGCGCTGCGCGAGATCTCGGGGCGCCTGGCCGAGATGCCGGCGg ACAGCGGGTACCCCGCGTACCTCGGTGCCCGCCTGGCCTCGTTCTACGAgcgcgcggggcgggcgcggtgCCTGGGCAGCCCCGAGCGCGAGGGCAGCGTCAGCATCGTCGGAGC GGTGTCCCCCCCCGGAGGGGACTTCTCGGATCCTGTCACCTCGGCCACGCTGGGGATCGTGcag GTGTTCTGGGGGCTGGACAAGAAGCTGGCGCAGCGCAAGCACTTCCCGTCGGTGAACTGGCTGATCTCGTACTCGCGCTACCTGCGCGCCCTCGAGCCGCACTACGAGCGCGCCCACCCCGAGCTGCCCGCGCTGCGCGACCGCGCCCGGCGcatcctgcaggaggaggaggagctggccGAGATCGTGCAGCTCGTGGGGAAg gcGTCGCTGGCTGAGGGTGACAAGGTGACGCTGGAAGTGGCCAAACTGCTCAAGGACGATTTCCTGCAGCAGAACGGATACTCGGCCTACGACCG GTTCTGCCCGTTCTACAAGACCGTGGGCATGCTGCAGAACCTCATCACGTTCTACGAGCTGGCGCGGGGGGCAGTGGAGGGCGCGGGGCCCGAGGAGCAGCGTGTCACCTGGGCCACCATCCGCGAGGGGCTCGGCGACATCCTGTACCGCCTGAGCGCCATGAAGTTCCAG gacCCGGTGAAGGACGGCGAGCAGCGCATCCTGGCGTCCTACgcgcagctgcaggaggagatggTGGCGGCGTTCCGCAACCTGGAGGACTGA
- the LOC135288071 gene encoding LOW QUALITY PROTEIN: deaminated glutathione amidase-like (The sequence of the model RefSeq protein was modified relative to this genomic sequence to represent the inferred CDS: inserted 1 base in 1 codon; deleted 1 base in 1 codon) gives MAAPPVSPGPPGGLVAVAQVTSTADKEHNWRQCSALVRRAAAAGARAVFLPEAFDFIGDSPQHSLALAEPLHGDTVRRYRQLARECDVWLSLGGFHERGQDWDSTGRIYNCHLLLDSSGALVAAYRKLHLFDAALPGAPALCESSFTNPGRELLPPIDTPVGKVGLAVCYDLRFPELAQALRGAGXQILTYPSAFTVPTGAAHWRCCCVPMPPVSLSHCPCGCCCVPMPPVSPMSPLVTALSPQVLLRARAIECQCYVVAAAQTGRHNASRASFGHSLVADPWGTVVAQCHEGPGLCLAHIDLAYLEQVRRELPVHGHRRGDIYGALPGTPGTPGTPGT, from the exons ATGGCagcccccccagtgtccccgggCCCCCCGGGCGGGCTGGTGGCGGTGGCGCAGGTGACGAGCACGGCGGACAAGGAGCACAACTGGCGGCAGTGCTCGGCGCTGGTGCGGcgcgcggcggccgcgggggccCGCGCCGTGTTCCTGCCCGAGGCCTTCGACTTCATCGGGGAcagtccccagcacagcctggcgcTGGCAGAGCCCCTGCACGGGGACACCGTGCGGCGCTACCGCCAGCTGGCCAG ggaaTGTGACGTGTGGCTCTCCCTCGGTGGCTTCCACGAGCGTGGCCAGGACTGGGACAGCACCGGCCGCATCTACAACTGTCACCTGCTGCTGGACAGCTCGG gcgcGCTGGTGGCCGCGTACCGCAAGCTGCACCTGTTTGAcgcggcgctgccgggggcGCCGGCGCTGTGCGAGAGCTCCTTCACCAACCCTGGCCGGGAGCTGCTGCCCCCCATCGACACCCCCGTGGGCAAG gtgGGGCTGGCCGTGTGCTACGACCTGCGTTTCCCGGAGCTGGCCCAGGCCCTGCGCGGGGCCG GCCAAATCCTGACCTACCCCTCGGCCTTCACCGTGCCCACCGGAGCCGCGCACTGGAG gtgctgctgtgtgcccatgccccctgtgtccctctCG CACtgtccctgtgggtgctgctgtgtgcccatgccccctgtgtcccccatgtcccccttgGTGACAGCGCTGTCCCCGCAGGTGCTGCTGCGTGCCCGTGCCATCGAGTGCCAGTGCTACGTGGTGGCCGCGGCGCAGACCGGCCGCCACAACGCCAGCCGCGCGTCCTTCGGCCACTCGCTGGTGGCCGACCCCTGGGGCACCGTGGTGGCCCAGTGCCACGAGGGgccggggctgtgcctggcccaCATCGACCTGGCC TACCTGGAGCAGGTGCGCCGGGAGCTGCCCGTGCACGGCCACCGCCGCGGGGACATCTACGGGGCCCTGCCGGGGAcgccggggacaccggggacaccggggacgtGA